Proteins encoded within one genomic window of Pseudalkalibacillus sp. SCS-8:
- a CDS encoding DMT family transporter, whose protein sequence is MENIKTNKSFYYGLAFVMFASFLWGVTGGLSGFLLDRGWNPLVIATFRGLVGLLFTLIWLVSRKKVNITINRRLILWSMFAGVGIAGNYVFYYLSIAETSVAIAATLMYTAPIFVFIISAMFNLERVTTFKLVSIVIVIIGIVLLTGSYKKDLADLNLFGILAGLLSGLSYAMFIFGLKNSSENGDQIIVLALAFLVQFLLVFTYADKQQIVQVVVEFKDIWWFILTGIAGAGLSFFFYVNGLKKINPGIASIVAMIEPVTASLFGVLVLGQFLSPVQLVGMAMILFIITFLCKHTLRNGE, encoded by the coding sequence ATGGAAAATATAAAGACAAATAAATCGTTTTATTATGGCTTAGCTTTTGTGATGTTTGCATCATTTTTATGGGGTGTCACAGGTGGTCTTTCAGGTTTTTTGCTTGATCGAGGATGGAACCCCCTTGTAATTGCTACGTTCCGTGGATTGGTAGGCCTTCTCTTTACGTTGATTTGGTTGGTCAGCAGGAAAAAAGTGAACATAACAATCAATCGACGTCTTATATTGTGGTCGATGTTTGCAGGTGTGGGTATTGCAGGAAACTATGTATTTTATTACTTAAGTATCGCGGAAACAAGTGTAGCGATTGCAGCAACACTTATGTATACAGCACCCATATTTGTATTCATCATTTCCGCTATGTTCAATCTGGAAAGAGTAACAACGTTCAAACTCGTTTCGATCGTGATTGTGATCATAGGAATCGTATTATTGACAGGGTCCTATAAAAAGGATCTAGCCGACCTGAACTTATTTGGCATTTTAGCCGGACTTCTATCTGGCCTCTCTTATGCGATGTTTATTTTTGGTTTGAAAAACAGCTCCGAAAATGGAGATCAAATCATCGTATTGGCACTTGCTTTTCTTGTCCAATTTCTACTTGTGTTCACATATGCAGATAAACAACAAATTGTACAGGTTGTCGTTGAGTTCAAAGATATCTGGTGGTTCATACTGACGGGTATCGCCGGTGCTGGATTATCGTTCTTCTTTTACGTAAACGGACTGAAAAAGATTAATCCAGGAATCGCCTCGATTGTTGCCATGATCGAGCCAGTAACAGCCTCATTGTTTGGAGTCCTTGTACTAGGGCAATTCTTGTCACCCGTCCAACTCGTAGGCATGGCGATGATCCTGTTCATCATCACCTTCCTATGCAAACACACCCTCAGAAATGGAGAATAA
- a CDS encoding C40 family peptidase has product MKKKLLPIALATGIVFSGAGQAFGATGDQIIDTGDDYLGVPYQYGAPVGNTSSFDCSSFTVTVFEKHGVHLPRTSRAQATVGQAVSKSDLQVGDLLFYDTDFNGTINHVTIYAGNGKMLGAQSSTGVAFTDAFSPYYWGDRFVKARRVLNSVTPDTKVASETTSNHATYTVRSGDTLWGISKKYNMSVTKLKQLNSLSSHIIYPGQQLNVSGTTAQNEAPQASTYTVKSGDTLWGISKKFGTTVSALKNANQLSSNTIYPGQTFKIPN; this is encoded by the coding sequence ATGAAGAAAAAGCTTTTACCGATTGCACTTGCTACGGGGATTGTATTTTCAGGAGCTGGACAAGCATTTGGCGCGACAGGGGATCAGATCATTGATACAGGGGATGATTACTTAGGGGTACCGTATCAGTATGGCGCACCTGTTGGCAATACGAGTTCCTTTGATTGTTCGTCCTTTACTGTAACCGTTTTCGAGAAGCATGGCGTCCATTTGCCGAGAACGAGCCGCGCACAAGCGACTGTAGGACAAGCGGTATCAAAATCCGATCTTCAGGTTGGAGATCTATTGTTCTATGATACTGATTTCAATGGCACAATCAACCATGTGACGATTTATGCTGGAAACGGAAAAATGCTCGGGGCACAGTCTTCGACAGGTGTTGCGTTCACAGACGCTTTTTCACCTTATTATTGGGGAGACCGGTTTGTGAAAGCAAGACGTGTCTTGAATTCTGTCACACCTGATACGAAAGTGGCCAGTGAAACAACATCCAACCACGCGACATACACTGTGCGCAGCGGTGATACACTATGGGGAATAAGCAAAAAATACAATATGTCTGTAACAAAGCTGAAGCAATTGAACAGTCTTTCATCACATATCATTTACCCTGGTCAACAATTGAACGTATCCGGGACAACAGCTCAAAACGAAGCACCGCAAGCTTCCACCTATACGGTGAAATCAGGTGATACGCTGTGGGGCATCAGTAAAAAATTTGGCACGACCGTAAGTGCTTTGAAGAATGCAAACCAGCTATCTTCAAATACGATCTATCCAGGTCAAACGTTCAAAATTCCAAACTGA
- a CDS encoding O-acetylhomoserine aminocarboxypropyltransferase/cysteine synthase family protein — MSEEKKYRLETISVHGGLKADPVTGARALPIYQSNAYKFENTDHAADLFALKEEGYIYSRIHNPTVTTVEERVAQLEGGIGALALASGMAAISTAIFNIAEAGDEIVSASTLYGGTYNLFATTLPKHGIKTHFVDPQDPENFRSAITPKTKAIFAETIGNPGLHVLDIEAVANIAHEAGIPLIVDNTFATPYLSRPIEHGADIVIHSATKWLGGNGTSLGGIIVDGGKFDWNSPKFPGFTEPDHSYHGIVYSEALPEAAFIVKARVQLLRDTGPAISPYNAFQIALGLETLHVRIKEHVSNTREVIAYLENHPAVSWVSYPELTDHPSHHLAKKYLPKGAGSVVVFGIKGGRDAGSAVINSVSLWSHVANVGDAKSLIIHPASTTHQQLSPEQLKESGVTEDLVRLSVGIENVADLIEDLEQAIEVATGFSSFNTKVV, encoded by the coding sequence ATGAGTGAAGAAAAGAAGTATCGCTTAGAAACAATCAGTGTACATGGTGGTTTGAAGGCTGACCCGGTGACAGGAGCAAGAGCATTGCCGATTTATCAATCCAACGCTTATAAGTTCGAGAATACGGATCATGCAGCAGACCTTTTTGCCTTGAAAGAAGAAGGCTACATTTATTCACGGATCCATAATCCGACAGTGACCACAGTTGAAGAGCGGGTTGCTCAGCTTGAGGGAGGAATCGGTGCGTTGGCGTTAGCGAGCGGAATGGCCGCAATTTCGACTGCCATCTTCAACATTGCTGAAGCGGGTGATGAAATTGTATCCGCCTCAACGCTGTATGGTGGAACTTACAATTTGTTCGCAACAACATTACCGAAGCACGGGATCAAAACACACTTTGTTGATCCTCAGGATCCTGAAAATTTCAGAAGCGCCATCACTCCTAAAACGAAAGCGATATTTGCAGAAACAATCGGGAACCCAGGCCTTCATGTGTTGGATATTGAAGCGGTGGCAAATATTGCACATGAAGCTGGCATCCCATTGATCGTCGACAACACGTTCGCTACACCATACCTATCTAGACCGATCGAGCATGGCGCGGACATTGTCATCCATTCTGCCACCAAATGGCTAGGCGGAAACGGTACGTCTCTAGGGGGCATTATCGTTGATGGAGGGAAGTTCGACTGGAATTCACCGAAATTCCCTGGTTTTACAGAGCCAGACCATAGCTATCATGGTATCGTCTATTCTGAAGCCTTGCCAGAAGCAGCTTTTATCGTAAAAGCTCGTGTCCAACTATTGCGAGACACAGGCCCTGCCATCAGTCCATATAACGCCTTTCAAATTGCGCTCGGTTTGGAAACGTTGCATGTGCGCATCAAGGAGCATGTTTCGAATACAAGAGAAGTCATCGCCTACTTGGAAAATCACCCTGCGGTTTCGTGGGTCTCGTACCCTGAGCTAACGGACCATCCCTCTCATCACCTTGCCAAAAAGTATTTGCCGAAAGGGGCTGGCTCTGTTGTTGTATTTGGGATTAAAGGCGGGAGAGACGCAGGTTCAGCCGTCATCAACAGTGTGTCGCTCTGGTCTCACGTCGCAAATGTAGGTGATGCAAAGAGTCTGATCATCCATCCAGCAAGTACGACGCATCAACAGCTGTCTCCGGAGCAATTGAAAGAATCTGGTGTCACCGAAGATCTCGTCCGATTATCAGTCGGGATTGAAAATGTGGCCGATTTAATTGAAGACCTTGAACAAGCGATTGAAGTGGCAACAGGCTTTTCATCCTTCAATACGAAGGTCGTTTAA
- a CDS encoding pyridoxamine 5'-phosphate oxidase family protein: MGQQFEALMPKHVEFIEQQHLFFVGTAPLAVTGHVNLSPKGYDTLRVLSPTSVAYLDLTGSGNETSGHLDENGRITFMFCAFEGAPLILRLYGTGRVGVKGSLLWDQYIEHFEMIPGARQIVIAEIHKVQTSCGFSIPFFNYGGEREKLKEWGMKKTEANILDDYQAEKNAYTLDGIETPIGKVMKER; the protein is encoded by the coding sequence GTGGGGCAACAATTCGAGGCATTGATGCCGAAGCATGTTGAATTCATTGAACAGCAGCACTTGTTTTTCGTGGGTACTGCGCCATTGGCGGTGACCGGGCACGTCAATCTGTCGCCGAAAGGGTATGATACCTTACGCGTACTTAGTCCGACATCGGTCGCTTATCTTGATCTGACTGGGAGCGGAAATGAAACGAGTGGACATTTGGATGAGAATGGCAGAATAACCTTCATGTTTTGCGCTTTTGAAGGAGCTCCATTGATTTTACGTCTTTACGGTACCGGAAGGGTGGGCGTAAAAGGGTCTCTGTTGTGGGATCAGTATATCGAGCATTTTGAAATGATTCCTGGTGCGCGACAAATTGTAATCGCCGAGATCCACAAAGTCCAGACGTCTTGTGGTTTTTCCATTCCTTTTTTCAATTACGGTGGGGAACGCGAGAAGCTGAAGGAATGGGGCATGAAGAAAACCGAAGCGAACATACTGGATGACTATCAAGCGGAAAAAAACGCTTATACGCTTGATGGAATTGAAACACCTATAGGGAAAGTGATGAAGGAAAGGTGA
- a CDS encoding YncE family protein: MSTKDQSCICKQFKKLQPGEQINVRFKGSEPINITFLEFNRDSGCVTGVKSNGKMIIFNCNKVTSLSIGTFNKKRQMAYVTNTSDSTISIINTDTNKVMETVPGGQNPFGLAIESNGTRAYIPNISDNAVSVMNTETNTMITKIPVEQNPAGIAITPSNKHAYVTNFESDNVSVIDTVKNSVIDTVKVGDAPIEVAINKKGNLAYVTNFNSNTVSLIATETNQVLDTITVGTKPIGIALSPDEETAYVANSVDDTISVINTSSKTVIDTIPVGSGPRLIAFTPNGKFAYVTNLEGKSVSVIDTKERAIIKTISVGNGPRGIAMTPDGSRAYVTNVDDGTVSVIRTRTNTVTDVIPVGNGPVGIAIGKMKIQ; encoded by the coding sequence ATGTCAACAAAAGACCAATCTTGTATTTGTAAACAATTCAAGAAGCTACAGCCTGGAGAACAAATTAATGTTCGTTTCAAAGGATCTGAGCCAATCAATATTACCTTTTTAGAATTTAATAGAGATTCCGGATGCGTTACAGGTGTAAAGAGCAACGGAAAGATGATCATCTTTAATTGTAACAAAGTAACTTCCCTTTCCATCGGTACTTTCAATAAGAAAAGGCAAATGGCCTATGTAACGAACACGAGTGACAGCACAATTTCCATCATCAATACAGATACGAATAAAGTCATGGAGACCGTACCTGGAGGTCAAAATCCTTTTGGATTGGCCATTGAATCAAATGGCACCAGAGCATATATTCCAAATATCAGCGATAATGCCGTCTCTGTAATGAATACAGAGACGAACACCATGATTACCAAAATCCCTGTTGAACAAAACCCCGCAGGTATTGCCATTACACCTTCAAATAAGCATGCGTATGTGACGAATTTTGAAAGCGATAATGTTTCAGTGATTGATACGGTCAAAAATAGTGTAATTGATACTGTTAAAGTCGGTGATGCTCCGATTGAGGTTGCAATCAACAAAAAAGGCAACCTTGCTTACGTAACAAACTTCAACAGCAATACAGTCTCTCTGATCGCCACGGAAACAAACCAGGTTTTGGACACGATAACAGTTGGAACAAAACCTATTGGAATTGCATTAAGTCCTGATGAGGAGACCGCTTATGTAGCTAATTCAGTGGATGATACGATCTCTGTCATTAATACCTCCTCAAAAACTGTTATTGATACCATCCCAGTTGGAAGTGGACCGCGTCTTATCGCTTTCACACCAAATGGCAAATTTGCCTACGTCACAAACTTGGAAGGTAAAAGTGTTTCGGTCATTGATACGAAAGAAAGAGCAATCATAAAGACCATTTCTGTTGGAAATGGTCCAAGAGGAATAGCGATGACTCCAGATGGAAGTAGAGCTTACGTCACCAATGTGGATGATGGTACGGTTTCCGTTATTCGTACAAGAACAAATACGGTTACTGATGTGATACCTGTTGGAAATGGTCCTGTGGGAATTGCGATTGGAAAAATGAAAATCCAATAA
- the metX gene encoding homoserine O-acetyltransferase MetX produces the protein MSHQPCYKTGTVTIPNFTLESGETLSEAELAYERCGPPDAPAILVCHALTGHHRTIGTPDEPGWWRGLIGKGGYIDTNDYQVVTFNVLGGCNGSTGPQGIDPEKVEPYGVHFPRLTIRDLVEAQYVGLKILGFNRLKAVIGGSLGGMQVLEWGLMYPDFIEALFPIAVTPTFSDYGIAFNHIAKQAILHAGDQGLSIARMIGMMTYRSDCLFNERFGRNKQAHGEDHDTFEVESYLTYQGAKLNDRFNKESYLTLLDVMNSHDIGRGRGGLEQVIHGYQVPVYGIGFTRDLVYPPDVLGAFLTAIQHEGGIAGYYEVESKYGHDGFLVEFEKWGWIVKEKLTELDALVQEKQV, from the coding sequence GTGAGTCATCAACCATGTTACAAAACGGGAACGGTTACAATACCAAACTTCACTCTGGAATCGGGTGAAACGTTGAGCGAAGCGGAGTTGGCCTATGAAAGGTGTGGTCCTCCAGATGCTCCGGCTATTCTTGTTTGCCATGCTTTGACTGGCCATCATAGGACGATTGGAACTCCGGATGAACCTGGTTGGTGGCGTGGATTGATTGGGAAAGGTGGCTACATCGATACGAACGATTATCAGGTTGTTACGTTCAACGTACTAGGAGGTTGCAATGGTTCGACAGGTCCACAGGGCATAGACCCTGAAAAAGTGGAGCCATACGGTGTTCATTTTCCGCGATTAACGATCAGGGATCTGGTTGAAGCGCAATATGTCGGTCTGAAGATACTTGGATTCAATCGATTGAAAGCTGTAATTGGTGGTTCACTCGGTGGTATGCAAGTGCTTGAATGGGGACTTATGTATCCGGATTTTATAGAAGCCCTGTTTCCGATTGCCGTGACACCGACGTTTAGTGATTACGGGATTGCATTCAATCATATAGCCAAACAGGCCATCCTGCATGCGGGAGATCAAGGGCTGAGCATTGCCCGGATGATCGGGATGATGACTTATCGATCGGATTGTTTGTTCAATGAACGCTTTGGCCGCAATAAACAAGCTCATGGAGAAGATCATGACACGTTTGAGGTTGAGTCGTATTTAACCTACCAGGGTGCGAAATTGAACGATCGGTTCAACAAGGAAAGCTATTTGACGCTACTAGACGTGATGAATTCACATGATATCGGAAGGGGAAGAGGAGGTCTTGAGCAAGTCATTCATGGTTATCAGGTTCCAGTGTACGGCATCGGTTTTACCCGAGACCTCGTCTATCCGCCAGATGTGCTGGGGGCCTTCTTAACTGCGATCCAGCATGAGGGTGGGATTGCCGGGTATTACGAAGTGGAGTCTAAGTATGGTCATGACGGTTTTCTCGTCGAGTTTGAGAAGTGGGGATGGATTGTCAAAGAGAAATTGACTGAACTTGATGCATTGGTCCAGGAAAAACAAGTATAA
- a CDS encoding aspartate/glutamate racemase family protein, which translates to MKTIGLIGGMSWESSAEYYRIINQEVKRRLGDFHSAKCLLYSVDFAENQRYQSEGKWDEAGANLSEVARSLEAGGADFILICTNTMHKVIHHIEKNITIPVIHIADATSARIQMDGFNKIGLLGTKYTMEQDFYKTRLEENGLEVLVPDESDRAIVNHVIYQELCQGKIDPNSRQEFKRIIHHLTAEGAQGIILGCTEIGLLINPEDVDIPVYDTARIHAIAAVDEALT; encoded by the coding sequence ATGAAAACGATTGGATTAATCGGGGGGATGAGCTGGGAATCATCCGCAGAGTATTACAGGATTATCAATCAGGAGGTAAAGAGGCGACTAGGGGACTTCCATTCAGCGAAATGCTTACTTTACAGTGTTGATTTTGCTGAAAATCAACGATACCAATCAGAAGGGAAATGGGATGAAGCTGGAGCAAACCTATCCGAGGTGGCCCGATCACTTGAGGCAGGGGGTGCGGATTTCATTCTCATCTGCACCAATACGATGCATAAGGTCATTCATCATATTGAGAAGAACATCACTATTCCCGTCATACATATTGCTGATGCAACATCCGCCCGCATTCAAATGGACGGATTTAATAAGATCGGACTTCTTGGAACGAAATATACGATGGAACAGGATTTTTATAAAACAAGACTAGAAGAGAACGGGCTGGAGGTCCTTGTACCCGACGAGAGCGATCGGGCCATCGTCAACCATGTCATTTATCAGGAACTCTGCCAGGGGAAGATCGATCCCAATTCACGGCAAGAATTCAAACGTATCATCCATCACCTGACAGCTGAAGGAGCACAAGGCATCATCCTCGGTTGTACGGAAATCGGTCTTCTCATCAACCCTGAAGATGTGGACATCCCCGTCTATGATACAGCCAGGATTCACGCCATTGCTGCTGTAGACGAAGCACTCACATAA
- a CDS encoding homoserine dehydrogenase: protein MANLKVALLGFGTVGSGVYEIIQSQQQRLNEILGRKVEVVAVLIQDEKKQRTIGDKVLVTSDIQRILQFPDLDVVIEAIVGVEPGYSYLKQVLEKGCHVVTANKELFAHKGAELKALATANQVTVSFEASVAGGIPIIGTLNQLLQGNQITKIEAILNGTSNYILSQIRQKEWSFREALSAAQTAGYAEANPSNDVDGHDTFFKIIILAELLFRIKPDWRSIVRKGIRHITSRDIQLAEIFGFRIKHVATLVWNDRNVHISVEPKVVSSEHPLYEVEGVDNALVLSGDLVGDIKLQGPGAGKFPTASAIIEDLINIYKRVSGERLQNEAVLEVDRYEERSSWFVIGKTNQPIAGQVKVEKTVQLDGTIHTVRFVKATRSEIEKITREHQSFVAYPISGSYSTIIDQASVTA, encoded by the coding sequence TTGGCGAATTTAAAAGTCGCTCTACTCGGTTTCGGAACGGTTGGTAGTGGGGTGTACGAAATCATTCAATCGCAGCAGCAACGATTGAATGAAATTTTGGGCCGGAAGGTTGAAGTGGTTGCAGTTCTTATTCAGGATGAAAAAAAGCAGAGAACCATAGGAGATAAGGTGCTTGTCACGTCTGACATTCAACGGATCCTCCAATTTCCTGATTTGGACGTGGTCATTGAAGCGATTGTAGGTGTGGAACCTGGTTATTCGTATTTGAAACAGGTGCTTGAAAAAGGATGTCATGTCGTGACAGCAAATAAAGAGCTCTTCGCTCACAAAGGGGCGGAGTTGAAGGCTTTGGCTACTGCAAATCAGGTAACGGTATCTTTCGAAGCATCGGTTGCTGGTGGGATTCCGATCATCGGTACACTGAACCAATTACTCCAAGGTAACCAGATCACGAAAATTGAAGCGATCTTAAATGGGACTTCGAATTATATTTTAAGTCAGATCCGGCAGAAGGAATGGTCTTTTCGTGAGGCTTTATCTGCTGCTCAAACAGCTGGTTATGCTGAAGCGAATCCATCCAACGACGTTGACGGACATGATACTTTTTTTAAAATCATCATTCTGGCTGAATTGCTGTTTCGAATAAAACCTGATTGGCGTTCCATCGTTCGGAAAGGGATTCGGCACATAACCTCAAGGGATATTCAACTGGCTGAAATCTTTGGTTTCAGGATCAAGCATGTCGCTACTCTTGTGTGGAATGACCGAAATGTTCACATCAGTGTTGAGCCGAAGGTCGTTTCTAGTGAACACCCTTTATATGAGGTGGAAGGTGTCGACAATGCATTGGTTCTCTCCGGTGACCTTGTCGGGGATATAAAATTGCAAGGTCCAGGAGCCGGAAAGTTCCCGACTGCAAGTGCAATCATTGAGGATCTTATCAACATCTACAAGCGAGTATCAGGAGAACGGTTACAAAATGAGGCTGTACTTGAAGTGGACAGATATGAAGAGAGATCGAGTTGGTTCGTCATCGGTAAAACAAATCAGCCGATTGCTGGTCAAGTGAAAGTGGAGAAGACAGTTCAACTGGACGGGACGATCCATACGGTTCGTTTCGTGAAAGCCACCCGAAGCGAAATTGAGAAGATAACACGAGAACATCAGAGCTTTGTTGCTTATCCGATTTCAGGCTCCTATAGTACGATTATCGACCAAGCATCTGTCACAGCTTGA
- a CDS encoding metal-dependent hydrolase, with protein sequence MKGTSHLLVGAVAGLITSNTLEADPLTTGILITCAGVAALVPDIDVDGTLSNKLTNSHTLIKTLAQIIGALLIGYSFLSGAGAEKWNGMAIGAAILLLSSFITKSHMLLVTGIGVVIAGLSLNENWLFLLGIYIIVASIVPHRSYTHSILGIIFFGIIARQLEGSVGLDGLFLACLSGYVSHLIADMKFLPVNKRGIKLFLPFSSREF encoded by the coding sequence ATGAAAGGAACATCACATCTGCTCGTTGGTGCTGTGGCAGGTCTGATTACCTCCAACACCCTTGAAGCAGACCCATTGACGACTGGCATCCTCATCACATGTGCCGGGGTAGCAGCTCTCGTTCCAGACATTGATGTTGATGGAACGTTAAGCAATAAACTGACGAATTCACATACACTTATTAAAACATTAGCCCAAATCATTGGTGCGTTGCTGATCGGTTACAGCTTCCTCTCAGGGGCCGGAGCAGAAAAATGGAACGGGATGGCCATTGGTGCAGCCATCCTCCTCCTGTCATCATTCATTACAAAAAGTCACATGTTGCTCGTGACAGGTATCGGTGTCGTTATTGCAGGTCTATCCCTGAATGAAAACTGGCTTTTTCTTTTAGGGATCTATATCATTGTTGCATCCATCGTTCCACATCGAAGCTATACCCATTCCATCCTTGGGATCATCTTTTTCGGGATCATTGCACGGCAATTGGAAGGTTCCGTTGGCTTGGATGGGCTATTTCTCGCATGTCTATCTGGATATGTGAGCCATCTGATCGCTGACATGAAGTTTCTCCCGGTCAATAAGCGAGGGATTAAGCTTTTCCTCCCTTTTTCATCCCGAGAGTTTTAA
- a CDS encoding BCCT family transporter, which produces MKSVTKVFWYAVTVCTIFVLWGGFAPTHLEKMTSKFTGTISDKFGWYYLLIIAVILAFCVYLIFSRFGKIKLGGEHEKPQFSLPTWFAMLFSAGMGMGMVFWTTAEPISHAFKNAPVSETGSNRAILESLQYSFFHWGLHAWAIYGVVALVLAYFKFHKGYPGLISATLIPLFGEDKMKGTLGKLIDTLAIVATVMGVAATLGFGTAQINEGLSFLFRTPSNFTVQLLILAVSTVLFIISAWSGINKGIKYLSNINMGLGFLLLLLLFIVGPTLYILNMFTQSIGGYITNFFNMSFNIAPLNEDNRTWINNWTIFYWAWWISWSPFVGIFIARISRGRTIKEFMLGVLFVPSLVCFIFFSVFGVSALYLEQNGIATISKFALETATFGVLQEYPLGTLMSFITVFVIAIFFITSADSATFVLGMLSTEGSLNPTSRVKIIWGLTLSTMAAIIVYFGGTQGLQNVLIITALPFSLVILLMGASFFKAAQKEVKSKKAENRQRISQKENSIVTNS; this is translated from the coding sequence ATGAAAAGTGTAACAAAAGTATTCTGGTATGCAGTTACCGTTTGTACAATATTTGTACTTTGGGGTGGGTTCGCACCAACCCATCTGGAAAAAATGACGAGCAAGTTCACTGGAACGATTTCAGATAAGTTCGGCTGGTATTATCTACTTATCATTGCGGTTATCCTTGCTTTTTGTGTATATTTGATCTTCTCTCGTTTTGGAAAGATCAAATTAGGGGGAGAACATGAAAAGCCACAATTTTCACTACCGACATGGTTCGCCATGCTATTCAGCGCAGGTATGGGAATGGGGATGGTTTTTTGGACGACGGCAGAACCGATCTCTCATGCTTTCAAAAACGCACCGGTTTCTGAGACTGGTTCGAATCGAGCCATTTTGGAGTCCTTGCAGTATTCCTTTTTCCATTGGGGACTCCATGCGTGGGCAATTTATGGAGTCGTGGCACTTGTTCTTGCATATTTCAAGTTCCATAAAGGGTATCCAGGATTAATCAGCGCAACTTTAATCCCTTTGTTTGGAGAAGATAAGATGAAGGGCACACTCGGAAAGCTGATCGATACGCTTGCCATTGTAGCTACTGTGATGGGTGTAGCCGCTACCCTTGGTTTTGGCACAGCACAAATTAATGAAGGGCTCTCCTTTTTATTCAGGACGCCCAGTAACTTTACAGTCCAATTGTTGATACTAGCTGTTTCTACAGTCTTGTTCATTATTTCAGCATGGTCGGGCATTAACAAAGGGATCAAATACCTAAGTAATATCAATATGGGCCTTGGATTTTTGTTGTTGCTTCTGTTATTCATCGTCGGTCCAACATTATATATTTTGAATATGTTCACACAGAGCATCGGAGGCTACATTACGAATTTCTTCAACATGAGTTTCAATATCGCACCATTAAATGAGGATAATCGTACTTGGATCAACAATTGGACGATTTTCTATTGGGCATGGTGGATTTCATGGTCCCCATTCGTCGGCATATTCATTGCACGTATTTCGAGAGGTAGAACGATCAAAGAATTCATGCTGGGAGTCTTGTTCGTACCTTCTCTCGTTTGTTTCATTTTCTTCTCGGTATTTGGCGTGTCAGCCTTGTATCTTGAACAGAACGGAATCGCAACAATCTCGAAATTCGCATTAGAAACGGCGACATTTGGTGTCCTTCAAGAGTATCCATTAGGTACATTGATGTCATTTATCACGGTTTTTGTCATTGCGATTTTCTTTATCACTTCAGCGGACTCAGCTACATTCGTACTCGGCATGCTTTCAACTGAAGGATCATTGAATCCGACAAGCAGGGTGAAAATCATTTGGGGACTCACTTTATCGACGATGGCTGCAATCATTGTCTATTTCGGAGGTACACAAGGGTTGCAGAATGTGCTGATCATTACTGCACTGCCTTTTTCTCTGGTGATCCTATTAATGGGGGCGTCTTTTTTCAAAGCCGCGCAAAAAGAAGTTAAGTCAAAAAAAGCAGAGAATCGACAGAGAATCAGCCAAAAGGAAAACTCTATTGTGACGAATAGTTAA